In one Dunckerocampus dactyliophorus isolate RoL2022-P2 chromosome 9, RoL_Ddac_1.1, whole genome shotgun sequence genomic region, the following are encoded:
- the sp3a gene encoding transcription factor Sp3a isoform X2, producing the protein MIQIQGQGILTSNGQYVLPLQSLQSQPIFVSSGNDSTSANSVPNIQYQVIPQIQTADGQLSFATAGMEGTTLSQDATGQIQILPDGSQSLSVTSTANILTNNQSLISQTGNVQQMHGVSIGSSTFNNQGQVVTNVPVGLPGNITFVPINSIDLDALGLSGAQTIATGVTADGQLIMANQHGTVSVNQAKTDDHLSQTLTANGANAELFVPTSASQLQNPSSETNLLTQDASLSSVATEQANLTAGLQEGFIQQTQEQNIQASSSQSIVQLQQVPLQTINGQVVQSVATGSQGVQNLQLINPGTFIIQAQTVTPSGQIQWQTFQVQGVQNLQNLQLPTTQPQQITLAPVQTLSLGSSPVSISTGQIPNLQTVTVNSVAHQEGHTLPGDIRIKEEPDSGEWQLSSDSTLNTSDLSHLHVRLVDEEEQLGQEGKRLRRVACTCPNCKDSSGRGSGVGKKKQHICHIAGCGKVYGKTSHLRAHLRWHSGERPFVCSWMYCGKRFTRSDELQRHRRTHTGEKKFVCPECSKRFMRSDHLAKHIKTHQNKKGVNSVSAAVTAVESAGSSDSIITTPGGTTLILTNIQQGSSNAQDILANAEIPLQLVTTLAASEVME; encoded by the exons AACGTCAAATGGACAGTACGTTCTTCCTCTCCAGAGCTTGCAAAGTCAGCCGATCTTTGTGTCGTCGGGAAATGACAGCACCTCTGCCAATTCAGTGCCTAACATTCAGTACCAAGTCATTCCTCAGATTCAGACTGCAGACGGACAGCTGAGCTTTGCCACCGCGGGTATGGAAGGAACGACACTGAGTCAGGATGCCACAGGGCAGATTCAGATCTTGCCCGATGGCAGCCAGAGTCTCAGTGTGACGTCAACGGCAAACATCCTTACAAACAACCAGAGCCTCATATCACAGACTGGGAATGTCCAGCAGATGCACGGGGTTTCTATTGGCAGCTCCACCTTCAACAACCAGGGTCAGGTTGTTACTAATGTGCCTGTGGGTTTGCCGGGGAACATCACTTTTGTTCCTATTAACAGTATAGACTTGGACGCACTCGGCCTATCGGGAGCCCAGACTATAGCAACGGGTGTCACCGCTGATGGCCAGTTAATCATGGCCAACCAACATGGGACTGTCTCAGTGAACCAGGCGAAAACCGACGATCACCTCTCACAAACGCTAACAGCAAATGGCGCAAATGCTGAGCTCTTTGTACCGACGTCTGCCTCCCAGCTACAGAACCCATCCAGTGAAACAAATCTCCTGACACAGGACGCCTCGTTGTCATCGGTGGCAACAGAGCAGGCCAACTTGACTGCCGGCCTCCAAGAAGGCTTTATCCAACAGACTCAAGAGCAGAACATCCAGGCGTCATCTTCTCAGTCCATCGTCCAGCTGCAGCAGGTGCCATTGCAGACCATCAACGGGCAGGTGGTGCAGTCGGTGGCCACCGGCAGCCAGGGTGTGCAAAATCTGCAGCTAATCAACCCCGGGACCTTCATCATCCAAGCCCAGACAGTAACTCCATCAGGCCAGATCCAGTGGCAGACTTTCCAGGTGCAAGGTGTGCAGAACCTGCAAAACCTTCAACTGCCCACCACTCAACCTCAGCAGATAACACTGGCTCCAGTTCAGACACTTTCACTGGGTTCTAGTCCGGTCAGCATCAGCACTGGGCAGATCCCCAACCTGCAAACTGTGACTGTCAACTCAGTGGCACACCAGGAAGGACACACACTCCCAGGAG ACATCCGAATAAAGGAGGAGCCGGACTCAGGGGAGTGGCAGCTCAGCTCCGACTCCACCCTAAACACCAGTGATCTGTCCCACCTTCACGTCAGGCTGGTGGACGAGGAGGAGCAGCTGGGACAGGAGGGCAAGAGGCTGCGCAGGGTGGCGTGCACTTGCCCAAACTGCAAAGATTCTTCTGGAAG AGGATCCGGTGTAGGGAAGAAGAAACAGCACATCTGCCACATCGCAGGCTGTGGGAAAGTGTACGGAAAGACGTCACACCTGCGAGCACACCTGCGCTGGCATTCAGGGGAGCGACCCTTCGTCTGCAGCTGGATGTACTGTGGGAAAAGGTTCACGCGCAGTGATGAGCTGCAGAGACAtaggagaacacacacag GCGAGAAGAAGTTTGTGTGCCCCGAATGTTCCAAGCGCTTCATGAGGAGCGACCACTTGGCCAAGCACATCAAAACACACCAGAACAAAAAAGGTGTAAACTCTGTGAGCGCCGCTGTGACCGCCGTGGAGTCGGCGGGGTCCTCAGACAGCATCATCACCACGCCGGGCGGGACCACCCTCATCCTCACCAACATCCAGCAGGGCTCCAGCAACGCCCAAGACATCTTGGCCAACGCAGAGATTCCCCTGCAGCTTGTCACCACCTTAGCAGCCAGCGAAGTCATGGAGTGA